The Lycium barbarum isolate Lr01 chromosome 12, ASM1917538v2, whole genome shotgun sequence genome includes a region encoding these proteins:
- the LOC132624615 gene encoding LOW QUALITY PROTEIN: uncharacterized protein LOC132624615 (The sequence of the model RefSeq protein was modified relative to this genomic sequence to represent the inferred CDS: substituted 1 base at 1 genomic stop codon), which produces MDDHSMIAVGQVGPHRLVVXDISLSRRQQGFEFPWG; this is translated from the coding sequence ATGGATGATCATAGCATGATCGCCGTTGGTCAAGTAGGACCCCATCGTCTAGTGGTTTAGGACATCTCTCTTTCAAGAAGGCAGCAGGGATTCGAATTCCCCTGGGGGTAG